Genomic segment of Pochonia chlamydosporia 170 chromosome 1, whole genome shotgun sequence:
CCGAAGACCCTCTCGATCCTCTCGATGAGACCGCAGGCGACGACCTCTTCGGCGACGAGGGCGATGAAGAGCCGAGAGCGCCACGGGTTttggacgacgatgacctAGCGTCAGATCCTGACGAGGATCCTGATGCCAGGCGCAGAGAAtatgacgacgatgatggccaGCCACATGAAACGCGTGATAGAGTTGTCATGGCTGTGCAGACGTACCGTCATCAGATACCAAACCCCAAAGACGGAACAGTAAGGGAGCTCAAAACTTCATGCGGCGCTGCCAATTGTATCCTTAGCTAATCGCGCAATCCAGCTCCGTGTCATGAGAGTCCCCAAGTTCATCAAATTCATGCCCGAAGAATATGTTGCGGATACCTTCCAGCCATCCGACTTTGACCTCGCGAATGCGAAGTCTGACCGACCGAAACACGTCTCGCGCGTCCGCAAAGATGCTAGCACGGGAGATTTACAGGGCAACACGAACATTTATCGGTGGAGCGATGGTTCACTGACCATCTCTGTGGGTGGCGAGCACTACGAAATACAAAAGAAGGCTCTCGGACCTGGCTTGGACCAACCCTACAATGAGATTAACGATGGACACAACTACGCAGCCGCAGCCGAACTTGGAAGTAATCTCCTGATGACTGTCGGTCATTTGACGGAGCAGTTCAACGTCCGGCCCAACAAGGCAGTTGGAGACGACGCGCTATCAGTACTGGCAGAGCGGATGGCGCAAGCTAGTAAGGCGGCAAACGATAGCGACATGATTATCCGCACCACTCGAGATCCCGAATTACAAAAGAAACAAGCTGAGATGGCAGAGAAGGAAAGGATGAAGGCCCAGCGCCGACGCGAAAACGCCGCATTGAAGATGGACGGTGGGCTGGGACGCTCGGGGCGAGGCGGACTGTCGATTGGCGATCTGGAAGGCGGGCGTGGCTTTGGATCCGGACGCAAAAGAGGCCAACCTGGGGCTGCAAAACCCAAGAGACGTCGACCAGAGTATGACTCTGATGACGATCTTCCACAGGGGGTTGGACGGCGCGAAGACTACGACATGGATGATGGCTTCCTGGTCGGCAgtgatgaggaagaaatggacagTGAggcagaagatgacgatgaagagctgctggacgacgacgaggatgagcGGCGACCTCGAAATAAGAGACAGAGAACggcagatgcagatgaggatgaggacgcAGAGGGAGATGAAATTGAGCCAGCTGAGCCGTCAGGGAGAGCTCGACGGCGAAACGTCAtagatgaggatgaggacgagtAAGGACGAGTAAAGGATTGATTGGGTTGAGATTCAAAGGTGGAATGACAATTTGTCGTGGGTTTAATTATTATGTATCATGTATTATCATTTAaaaggcgttgaagaaatGGGTCGAGATAGCTCACAAGAGAAACATAGTTTCCGTCCTGGGAAATGATAAGTCGACACTCGGCTGGAACTGTTGATATGCTCTCCGGTCCTCGATAAAGAGTTGACTGGTAGCATTGAACCATGTTGGCAATTCAATTCCAACGTTGGAAGTGGGGATGCCAGTCCATTTAGCGCCTCTGCCGCAGCTGCGCGCAGCATCAGTTACTTCATCAATCATCCATTGATAGACAGTCCCGAGACTCCGCCAAACTTGAATCCACCAAATCTCATCCCTGGCATCATCACATGCCTAAAGTTGATCCCCAGCCAAACCGCATTCAAGGCAAGGCTACCACGACACAACACTGCACTGCGCTGCAGTCGCAGGCTCGACATGTGCAGCCTGGCATGATCCCGACAAATCAACAACCATCAAAGATATCAACTGCTCGCAATCCCTCACACACCTCAAGGATGCAGCGAAAGCTCCCGCCGGCCGCTGCTATCTGAGACAATATACAAAGCCTTCTAGTGACCCACCCATTGGTTCCAGTGTCACCGTCAACTGCATGGCCTGTGATTTCGTCACCCTCGGCACATCATGGGGGCCGTCCTAGCTGTCTGGAGGGTCATTGTGGATGTTGCCACGTTCTGGCTCAAGGTGGGTTTTGGTCTGAGTCGTTTCgtttcttcctttcgtccCCCCCGTTTCCTTCTTGCTTGACCAAGTTGTAATGGATCAGGTTGGCTTACCATGGCTCTTCTGCTGACGCCGGTGCAGAAGCTCGTGAGTTGGTACACCAGCAAGCATCCCGTGGACTTGTGGTTGGAACTGCTGCGCAATGCAGAGAGCTTTGAGGACTGGGAGGAGGCGGCCCTCCATTTGGATAGTCTGCTTGGCCTAGATTTATGGTAAGAAAGGGGAATCTGCGGTTGGATGGAACATGTGCCAAGATTGGCAGTGCTAACCAATGCCTTTTGGTGCAGGAGGAACAACCCGACCTCGAAATACTATGACTGGCGCCTCATTACCGAACGGGTACATTCACTCGCCATCGCTCGAGAGGAGAATCACTTCCAGCAATTGGTGAACCTTCTCCGATCCGGACTCGTGCGAAACTTGGGGAATATCGCAGTACCCAAGCTATACAATCGATCATTCTCGGGGACCAAGTATCTCATTGAGGAGTACATATCCCAAGTTGCAGAGACTGTGGAGGATATTAGCACACTGCCGACGACATTCATATCTAATTCGCAAGGTGGAGGGAGTGTCTTGACGAATCAGATGAAACTCGACTTCATTCACGACACCAGACAAGCATTCGGACGAAGCACTCTCGTCCTACAAGGCGGCTCAATCTTTGGATTATGCCATCTGGGCGTTGCCAAGGCACTATTTTTGCGCGGCCTCCTCCCTCGTATCATtactggaactggaactggtGCGCTGATTGCCGCATTAGTTGCAATCCACACTGAGGAGGAACTACCTAATATTTTGACGGGTGACGGAATTGACGTTTCAGCGTTTGCATCCAAGGGAAGAACAGAGAATGGCATGATTCCTCGTGAGCAGACGTTCAAATCGAGATGGGCGACATTGATGCGGCGGCTTCGAAGGTTTTCCCGCGAAGGATACTTTCTGGATGTCACAGTACTAGAGGACTGTGTGAGGGCCAATGTTGGCGATCTAACGTTTGAAGAAGCGTACAATCGAAGCAAGAGGGTGCTCAACATTACTGTTGCGACAGAATCTCAAGGCGGCGTGCCAACTCTGCTGAATTACATCACAGCACCAAACGTCGTGAGTCGAAAccctcaacaacaccaccaccccaGACCTCACCATACGGACAAACTTTAACAATCTACTAACCACATCATTCCAGTTAATCTGGACCGCAGCAGTAGCATCAAACGCCTCATCCCCCTCCCTCTACGGCTCCCGCAAAGTCCAAATCCTCGCCAAAGACGTCCACGGCACCATCGTCCCCTgggccgccgccaacaccaccaacttccaCCACTGGACACATGCCTCCTACACAGACCGCGACTCGCCCCTCCAACGCATCGCCGAGCTCTTCAACGTAAACCACTTCATCGTCAGCCAAGCCCGACCCTACCTCATCCCCTTCTTGCAATCCGACATGCACGGCCCATCCCTCCTCGAATCCCGCAGCAAAACCACACAACTGTCCGCCTTTCTCGTCCGCATGGTCGGTCTCGAAATTCGCCACCGCCTACGACAATTCGATACCCTGCGACTACTGCCATCTAGTATACGGCGGTTTTTGGTGGACGAGCGAATACCAGCCGCGTCCATGACGCTCGTTCCTGAAGTTACGGCAGGGGATTTCGTGCGGCTACTGGAGACCCCTACGAGGGATACCTTGAATTATTGGATATTAAGGGGTGAGCGGAGCGTGTGGCCCGCCGTGGCGGCGCTGAGGATTCGCTGtgctgttgagaatgagCTGGATAGGTCGTATCAGATGGTGAGGAAGCTCAAAGCCGGGGATCTGAGGAGAAAAGGGAGTATAGCTGGTGTGGATGCGTAACATGGATGTCTTTTTTGATAGATTCAATCTGTCACATTTTTACTTTTGTAAGTTGTGCATATGGGAGGCGTATTTGGTGGGCATTTCCTTTTGTCGATATCTTACTCTGTTGGAGTATACACCATGAAAGTTTACAGAACGTGCAAGGTACAGAGGGCAAATTCAACATGTGTTGTCACCAGAATAGCAAAGGAACTATTCTTGGCATGTGCTGCTCCATAAGCAGACTAGAAATATTGACACTAGTGTTACAAATTGCGGGAACAGCCGGCCGCATCTTGGGAACTCTTCTGGACGCCATCGTCAATCCGAGGATCATGTCTCAGCGGGCACAGTTCATACatacatactccgtatacACGCTGTGACAGTGGATGCACGTCGTCGCCCAACTAGCCTCAAGAAAACAAACGTGTCATAAATCAAGGCGCATAATCTGCGATTTCCAACGGTCGTCACGCATAGTTATCTTGTGACAACCCAAGGCGCTCGCATATGTGACATGTCGTACAATGCACTCGCTGTGCCAATGCTCACCGCCCAGACATACTCTCCCCGTCCAACAGACACACACACGGACGTCTTGAATGCTTGCACACATGTGTGCAGAGTAGTATGCGTAGCAAGATCTGGAACTTTGACTCAGAAAAATGTATGCCGGGCAATGCTCCGTAATTGCAGCCGCATCCGCATCATGATGGTGTGAGGGGGGACCAATGCACAAGAACCGGATGGGCTCTGCCTCGGGAATGAGTCCATAATCATGGATAAATTGGAATTTGCCTGCGTGGCGGTCATGCCTATTATAGGAATAAGAAACGAGGTATATAGGCGCCAGGAAACTATGATCAAGTAAACATGTTTTGGTTGCAATGTTGCCTCGGACGAACTGGTGCCGAGGATAATTTcggagttggagttggtaATGatcatcaaccaagtccTCGTTTGCACTTGCAGGGAACCTTGAAACATTGCAATCATCCAACATAGAATTTGAACTGGTTGTGGAGATTTTTTCTCTCATATGTCCTGGATTCGCGAGTTTAGTTGGTCAAACATTTGCTCTGCCTGCGTGTGCTTTAGAAGATATGCGCCTTATACCTGTGATGTGTACCTGAAAGCCTTGTAACTAGTTCAATAATCCTTTGAGCCAAAATTCTTGTAGCTGCTAAGGCATTGGATAATAATGCGACAAATCATCTTTTTGTCAATACACGAGTCACCAAACCTTTGCACAGACACGCCCCTTCTGTGAGCAGGAATGATCCCTAGTAGAGGTCGTGTTGGCATGATATTCAACTGCATTGGAGCAAACTTTCGTGTACTCTCTCTGTTGCCTtgagaaaagaagagccGCTTTATCCTTCGTGTTTGCAAGGGAGTCGAAGGTCTGTTTAATGTGTTGACTTGACAGCCCCACAgaacatcaattgatatcatCCTGGATGTGGCTCCAGAGTGACAGGGACGCAAAGCCGCTGGCTGCCCTTAGCGCAACGGTTTTGAGATCCACCAAGTTGGCGGGTTCAGGGTCTGAGGTCAATGGCTTGATCGTCGTCGAGTCGACAGGGGGATGGCCATCGGTAGGGATTTTCCCGCCTTTCACCACGCTAGACGCCGTTGTCTGGATGACGAAACAACAAGGCGGGATGGACATTGCAAAGAGCCTGTCCGAATTCCCATCCATGGGGGCTTTCGGGCGTCGCGTGGCTTCATCAGAGCGGTGGACGGACCAGAGCGTTCAAAACCCACATTGTTGTGTTGGCTCCAAGGCACTGTTGGTCCGTTCATGTCGAATGGTCGGTCATGTCGCTCAgcatttccatttccactTGGCACCAACTTCGCAAGACCTAACAGACCTAGCACAAGGTCCCGAACTTCTGGACTGATGGAGGGCTGAAGACGGTGCCATGGAGCCGGCGCTTCAAGTCCAAAAACGAATTAAGTGAGGGGGGGAAATGAGAGAACAACAAACGGCCATGCATAGTGGCGTACCCccaagcaacaagcaaggTAGCATGACTGCTACTTTGCCTCAGATtgcccatcaccatccagaTACACATTGGGGGCGAGAAAGTTTCTAGGATTGGAGGGCGGTTGCGGCACCGGGTCAATAGATGGTTGGGGGACCAGATGTGCGACCAGGGTCTGCGGTTGGGGTGGTTCCGGGTATTTGGGTGGTTCAGCTTCCTCAAATAAGCCATGGTAATCTCAAGTAATAGTAATCAGACATCCGTCGTGAGACGTCTTGCGCTCCGCACAGAGCTGACAACGCCAGTGGTGTTGGCTACAGAAGCAAAGACGGTTGCCCGGAGATGTCATGGACAACTGGGCAGCGTGCTGCGTGTTCCTTGGCCTGAACTCTGACCGAGCGTTGAAATTACAATCTAAACAGGAAATAGACCTAACATCACAAGGGTCAGCGCGGCCTCACAAGTAAACTACAACTCGACCCAAGTGAAAGTCACCTGAGCAGCTTCAGTCGTCAATTCGCATGTGTCTGTCCACAGGATGGTGCATTACTCCAAGCCCAGTTGTTGAGTCTGGATGACAGGACGTGGTCATGGTCTGAAGGTAGTTCGACGACATGGGCATTTCGACAAGGAAATTCCACACTCCACCCGGGCCCCAGCTCCGTCCAAGGTAACACATCGTTCTGATTGGGCGCCACTGGCAAGGTCCGTGGCCACCAGGTCTTGATTGTGAGGTGCAATGGTCAGGACCCAGTGAGATCCGCGATACGTCCGGCGAGCCACTGAGATGGCTGTGACGCTGCAGCACTAGCTGGAAGCCCCAGCGACGTCTTGGACGGGAGCGGAAAGAAGCTTAGAGTGTGAGAGAAAGGTCCCGTCATGGTCTAAAATGCGATGCCGGCCAAATGAACCAAGACTTGATTTGACCCCAGGATAGAAATAAACGGGCTGGGGAGCTACAACGGCCACTCCGCCCACACGAGTGACGGAGCAAGCGTGGAACCAACATCCTCTACCCCGACAGCATCTGAACTCAGAACAGACGTATTCGGACTTGAGGCCTTTGAATCGCAAAATCCTCTCTGGAAGCTTGTTCAGAGGGAAAGCGACATCAGAGTCATGGCTACCGCCGTGTCCACAAGCGCCCCTGTAGATGATTCGAACCGTGAAGCCGGCTACAACCGATCTGCCTGCACCGAGTGTCAGCGACGAAAGCAAAAGGTAAGTGTGTAATGTATCCCTGTGCGAGATTTGACGCCCTCAACTGCAAGAACTATTCATCTGGCGAGCCGATGCAACAAGTTTGCCGGAGTTGAGAATTGGCGTCAGTGCTGTTTCGAGAGACCAGAATTCCTGCTACATGCCTCGTGCTTTCTGGGAAGAGGTCGCGGTATTTCGGTGGCGAAGCAAGTGCTGGCTCAACTGGAATTCTCGTCACTAAACATCGTCGAGAAAACACCGATCGGTTCAGGATTTCATCGGTGGTTAAGTCCTCAGCTCGTATACGCCATAGACTAACGCGGCATTGCAGTGTAACCGTGAATGGCCCTGCGACCGGTGCCAGCGACGCAAGATAGCCGACGAGTGTCGGTACAACTACTCCAACCCGACTTTGGAGACACCCGCCCACGACTTGACAGAGAAACTAAAGCGGACGCATGACGATTATTCGAACCGAGGCAGTGATGAAcccgaggaggaagacggtGCGGGTTTTGATGCGTTAGCGACTCGTCTGTACGCCACGCTAGGAATCGATCATGGAGTGGTATGTTGCACATAACGGCCGGTGTCGACTCTGTCGCCAGCCGTCTCTGATCTTTCAGCCTTACCAACAATGAAGTCTGGGTATACGTTCGGGAGTCGCATTTGCTAAGGTTGTAAATTGCGGTGTTGTACAGTCCGAGAAGCCAGCTCCCAAACAAGACTACGTCGATGCCGATTCGTCCCCTCAGATGCAGCGGGttctcaagctccttccGCAGCGACAATCCATGGGTAGGTCCTTCCATATCTGCTACCATCAATATGCTGACCATCTGTCGGGTACTTTCTTCCCGTCGACAGATATACTCATGCAGAACTTCCTCGGTGACATCAACTATCACTATTACATCATATATCCCCCTGTATTCTTGCAGGACTACCACATCTGGTGGGATAGGCGGTCACAAAATCGACCTCTGTCGCTCCAGTACACATGTCTGCTTGCCATTATCTGCTCGTGCGCGCTACAGCATGTGGAGAGTGCGGAGGAAAAGGCTCTCGAGAGGGAGCTAGGAGATACAATGGACGTGGTGTCTGACCAACTCCATGGAGCCATGCGAGAGCTCGCCAGCGTCATTCCCGTTGGCCACTACCACTACCTCAATGTTCAACGTCTTTTGCACTCCTGTTATTGGTACAAAgctgaagccaagtttctcGAGGCCTGGCACGTTCTTAGCGCCGCCATTTTGGAGGCTCATGAATTGGGATATCACAAGGAGCCGTCCCCCGGAACTGTAACGGAGTTTGACCTAGAAATGCGCAGGAGATTATGGTGCATCTTGGATACATGGGACTGGTACGGTCACAACTTTCCTATACATCTTTCACCAAAATTCGTTTTAATCGTCTGAATCATAGGCAAATATCTTCTGGCCTGTCGCGGCCCAAGATCATCGACCGAACGGACTGCAACGCAGAGTTGCCCAAACTAACACTCGAAGGTCATGTTATCTCGCCTTTGCAACATATGAAGATGCAATCTGGTTTGACTCGCCAGTTAGCTTCGCGATTCAGTGCCCCAAAGAACATCATCTCCCCAGAGGAAGTTCAAGAGTACAAGGAAATTATTGAAAAATGGGTGGAGAGCTTTCCTCCCGAGTACGATTTTGAGAACCCGGACACCAGTAAGGACCAAAGCTGCGCATGGCTGTTTGCCCATCGATTTTACATCTACACCATGGCATGTCTCTTGATCCTGAATCCAATCCGGCATTACATGGTCAAGCAGTACACCTGGGAATCTCCTGTCGACGAACTCAACATCCGTAGTATAGGTATCTGGTATAGTTTGAAGCTCATGAAGACTCTTCGCCGATGGGTTGACGTGATCTATAACCGAGACGGCCGCCTGCACTTTATCATCTTCTCAATATTTGATACCGCTGCCATACTGTGCACCGCTGTTCTCAAGGATACGGAGCGCACCATAGGTAATCGGTCTGATGTTCTATCATCTATCGGAGATGCTGTCGATATGCTCAGGAAATTGAACACGATTTCAAAAACATCCAAGACCTCTTACGACATCCTCGAGAGGCTTGTTCGGAGGCTACCAGAGGCAGTACCTAGGAGGGATCTGGAGCGCCAAGTGAAGCGGACCAAGGTTCAAGCCCGACCATCACCACGCGCACCTACTCAAGAAGCCGTGTCATCGGCTTCCCAAGTTCCCGCACCAACGGCGGTATTGCCTTCGTCTCACCCTCCAGGTCCAGCTCCCGCACCGCCTCCTGCAAGGAGGACAGCACTTGCAGCAGCTCCAACAAATGTACCGCCACCACTTGCAGAAGGCATACCGGCCGCGCCCATTCCAGCAGCCCCTTTGCCTAACCCCATGGCAGCTCGAATGCCAGCACCTGCCATGGCTCCTCACCATGTGGACTATAACAACGGTAATATCTCAGAGTATGGACATCAAGTGTTGCCCCAGAACATCAACTACATGACAGTCAATCATCAGGGGCCACTGATGCCGTCGAGTACGAACCAGTTTGCCGAAGAAGTACATGCGCCTCACGGATGGTCAGGCAGCTCGGAGAACACACCTCCAAACATGAATGAGCATGTGATGCCCCCTTTTCCTACGTTGAATGACCCCGTGGGCTTAGACGGCGGCGTTTATCAACAACAAATTGTTGATCCTGGTCCAgaattcaacattgaaaatcTGACTGCTGCTCAGATGGGAGAACTTGCGCCTCTTTGGACCTGGCATTCTGAAAACTTGGACTTTGCAAACATGCCACCGCCAACGCCAGGACCAAACGGATACTCAAGGCCAATGTAAAGTCACCGAAATCATGATTCATAGACAGGCAACAAATGTGTTGTGAACTGTTATGTTACCGGTTGAAATTATTGGTTTGGATACCCAATTAAATGTTTTCTGGATCATTGCTGCACGATTTGCGTTGGGAGCATGCGTCAAGGGTTGGAACACTC
This window contains:
- a CDS encoding Leo1-like protein (similar to Metarhizium robertsii ARSEF 23 XP_007820383.1), with product MSDSEDPLDPLDETAGDDLFGDEGDEEPRAPRVLDDDDLASDPDEDPDARRREYDDDDGQPHETRDRVVMAVQTYRHQIPNPKDGTLRVMRVPKFIKFMPEEYVADTFQPSDFDLANAKSDRPKHVSRVRKDASTGDLQGNTNIYRWSDGSLTISVGGEHYEIQKKALGPGLDQPYNEINDGHNYAAAAELGSNLLMTVGHLTEQFNVRPNKAVGDDALSVLAERMAQASKAANDSDMIIRTTRDPELQKKQAEMAEKERMKAQRRRENAALKMDGGLGRSGRGGLSIGDLEGGRGFGSGRKRGQPGAAKPKRRRPEYDSDDDLPQGVGRREDYDMDDGFLVGSDEEEMDSEAEDDDEELLDDDEDERRPRNKRQRTADADEDEDAEGDEIEPAEPSGRARRRNVIDEDEDE
- a CDS encoding fungal specific transcription factor (similar to Cordyceps militaris CM01 XP_006667746.1), coding for MATAVSTSAPVDDSNREAGYNRSACTECQRRKQKCNREWPCDRCQRRKIADECRYNYSNPTLETPAHDLTEKLKRTHDDYSNRGSDEPEEEDGAGFDALATRLYATLGIDHGVSEKPAPKQDYVDADSSPQMQRVLKLLPQRQSMGRSFHICYHQYADHLSGTFFPSTDILMQNFLGDINYHYYIIYPPVFLQDYHIWWDRRSQNRPLSLQYTCLLAIICSCALQHVESAEEKALERELGDTMDVVSDQLHGAMRELASVIPVGHYHYLNVQRLLHSCYWYKAEAKFLEAWHVLSAAILEAHELGYHKEPSPGTVTEFDLEMRRRLWCILDTWDWQISSGLSRPKIIDRTDCNAELPKLTLEGHVISPLQHMKMQSGLTRQLASRFSAPKNIISPEEVQEYKEIIEKWVESFPPEYDFENPDTSKDQSCAWLFAHRFYIYTMACLLILNPIRHYMVKQYTWESPVDELNIRSIGIWYSLKLMKTLRRWVDVIYNRDGRLHFIIFSIFDTAAILCTAVLKDTERTIGNRSDVLSSIGDAVDMLRKLNTISKTSKTSYDILERLVRRLPEAVPRRDLERQVKRTKVQARPSPRAPTQEAVSSASQVPAPTAVLPSSHPPGPAPAPPPARRTALAAAPTNVPPPLAEGIPAAPIPAAPLPNPMAARMPAPAMAPHHVDYNNGNISEYGHQVLPQNINYMTVNHQGPLMPSSTNQFAEEVHAPHGWSGSSENTPPNMNEHVMPPFPTLNDPVGLDGGVYQQQIVDPGPEFNIENLTAAQMGELAPLWTWHSENLDFANMPPPTPGPNGYSRPM
- a CDS encoding patatin-like serine hydrolase (similar to Neosartorya fischeri NRRL 181 XP_001264854.1), whose translation is MALLLTPVQKLVSWYTSKHPVDLWLELLRNAESFEDWEEAALHLDSLLGLDLWRNNPTSKYYDWRLITERVHSLAIAREENHFQQLVNLLRSGLVRNLGNIAVPKLYNRSFSGTKYLIEEYISQVAETVEDISTLPTTFISNSQGGGSVLTNQMKLDFIHDTRQAFGRSTLVLQGGSIFGLCHLGVAKALFLRGLLPRIITGTGTGALIAALVAIHTEEELPNILTGDGIDVSAFASKGRTENGMIPREQTFKSRWATLMRRLRRFSREGYFLDVTVLEDCVRANVGDLTFEEAYNRSKRVLNITVATESQGGVPTLLNYITAPNVLIWTAAVASNASSPSLYGSRKVQILAKDVHGTIVPWAAANTTNFHHWTHASYTDRDSPLQRIAELFNVNHFIVSQARPYLIPFLQSDMHGPSLLESRSKTTQLSAFLVRMVGLEIRHRLRQFDTLRLLPSSIRRFLVDERIPAASMTLVPEVTAGDFVRLLETPTRDTLNYWILRGERSVWPAVAALRIRCAVENELDRSYQMVRKLKAGDLRRKGSIAGVDA